A segment of the Odoribacter splanchnicus DSM 20712 genome:
ATGGGAGGTGCGGCTGTGGCGTTCATACCACTCCTGGCCCAGCAAACCACCCAGACTATGCTCTCCGAAACGATGTTGCAAACGCAATATATTGGAGGTCAAAAAACTCCAGCTTCGTCCGTCATCCACTTTCAGCGTACCGTTACTCACATTATTACTGCTATGATTACCGCTATAAGTCCGGCTATCCAGATATTCATTGGCATTCGTATTGATTAAAGTAAAGGTATTGGTGGAACTCAAAGTCAGCCATGAAAAAGGCTTCAATATCCCTGAAAAGGAACCGAACAAATTATTCCGTAATTCTGTCAGGTCATTGTATGCATTGTCCCGCAGAGGATTCACCAAAGCTTCGGCACTCATCACCATGTCACTCCACGCCTCCATATTGTATTTTAAAGTCCCGTCTTCATTATAAGGCGATATCCAGGGATGAATACTCTCCATAGTAACCAAACCGGTATAAGGGCTCACACTTTTCTGAAACGTACCGTTCATGTTTACCCCGAAGCTCAGAAATTCGGTGATATCGAAATCCATCCTTGCCTTAAACAGATGACGGGTCAAGTCGTAGCCCACCTGAGTCCCCTTCTCATCGTAATAATTGTAGGAAAAATAATATTGCATTTTATCTCCTCCGCCACGGATACTCATGGCCACATCTTTACTCAATCCGGTTCGGTAAGCCAAATCGCGCCAATCGGTTGTCTTCGTCAGATCGAAATTATTCCGTAGCACTCCCAGCGTATCCTGTACAAAAGTTTCCCGGTCTGCATACATCTCCCTCAAATTCTCGTTGGTATCCCACCAATTCCGTAATGTCATTTCCCCGAATTCCAACAATTCGGATGAATTCATATACTTCAGCCCGCCGAAAACAGGAGTACTGATTCCCATTTTCACATCCAGTGAAACGGTCATTTTATCCTTTATCCCTTTCCGGGTCGTCACCACGATCACGCCCGTCGCAGCCCTCGAACCGTAAATAGCCGTAGAAGCTGCATCTTTCAATACCGTAATATCCGCGATATCCGAAGGCGAAATGACCCCACTGATACTGGTATAATCCGTAATCACCCCATCGATCACAATCAAAGGAGTCGAACTGCTGCCACTACCGTCATCATTCCCGTAAAACGTTCCCAGTCCTCTCAGCAACAAAGCCCCGTCCTTTCCCGGCGTCCCGTCACTACCCGTAATCTGTAAACCGGTTGTATGGCCTTTCAAGGCATTCATCAGATTTCCGCCGGTCGCCGACTGTACGATATCCTTCCCCCGGAATTGCTGTACCGCCCCGGTCATTTCACTCACTTTACGGGTAGAATAACCGGTTACAATCACTTCTTCCATTTCGGCAATCTCTTCTTTTAATATCACATCCAACACTTTCTGATCCCGGACAACCCTTTCCTGCTCCTGCATACCTACGAATGAAAAAAGGATGCGAATCTCTTTATCTGCAGGAAGTTCCAAACGATAACCACCGTTCTGGTCCGTCGCCACCCCCAGGGTCGTTCCTTTTATCCTGACCGTAACCCCGGGCAAGGGCCTTCCTCCGCAATCCTTCACCGTCCCTTGCAGCACCCGAACATGCCGAGGAATTTCAGGCGCATACACAGCCGCCCCTTTACGGATGACCACCACCTGGTCGACTATTTCATAATCGTATCCCCTGGATTTGAGCAAAGCATCCAAAACCTGCTCTGCCGTTGCTTCTTTCAATTCCAAAGTCACCTTTTCACCGGTATTTAAAACACCTTTACGATACACAAATTCATAACCGGTTTGAGTAGTCAGAAAATCCATATCTATTCCTTGACAATGACCGTGCGATTCTGAATATGAAATTGCACTTCACCGGTCTTTTCTAAAATATTCAATACCTGCTGTAATTCAGCATACCGGGGTACACTTCCTTTAAAAACCTTGTTTTTCAATGCCGGATTCTGATAGAAAACTGTGATATCGTACCACCGGGCCAGCTTCTGCATAATTTGCTCCAGGGTCTGTTCTTCCAAAATAAATTTCCCCTTTTTCCAACTGATTATTTTATCGACATCGACCTGTTGCCTGATCATCGAGCCGTCACCGGTATCCAACACACACTGCTCACCGGGTAACAAAGTCATATCCCTGCCGGTAGTTGCTACTTTTACTTTCCCGTTTACTAATGTCGTATAGACATGTACCTCGTCTTTGTACCCCGAAACGTTAAATTCCGTACCCAACACTTCGATGACCTGATTGCGGATTTCTACGCGAAAAGGAAGTGATGGATTTTTCTTTACTTGAAAATAAGCTTCCCCTTCTAATACGACTTTTCTCTCTTTTCCCGAAAATTCAACGGGATAACGCAAACGGCTTTCTGCATTCAACCATACCTGGGTCCCATCTGCCAAAACCAAATCGAATTCTCCGCCACGGGGAATTTCTATTTCATTATACACCACTTTTCCTGATTTCTCATTTTTTTCCTGCCGGCTATCATAGGATAATTTCCGGTCGTCGGTCTTAGAAATCCTGACCTCTCCTTGTGTAATCGTTTGTTGCAAGGTATCCAAATGGATGAGTTCGCCGTTTCCCAAATGTAAAACAGCACGAGGCCCTCCTGCCAGAATGGGCCGGTCGACCGGAGGTTGCCGAAGCGAAGACTGCCGGTGAACCAACCAGAAGCTCCCCAACAAAATAAGGAATAGAGCTGCCACTCCACCGATCTGCCGCAGACGAAGGACTTGCCTGCGACGGGTAAAGCCGGCAATTTGTCTCTGCATATGCAGTAAAGGCTGCCGGGTATCGATACCGGACAACCGGGCAACAGATTCCGATAAATAGCGGGTATCCTGCAATTTTTGGTACAGGGTCTCATGTTCAGCAGATTGCCGGCGCCACTCCTCCAACACTTCATTTTCTTCCTCCGAAAGCGTTCCAAACCTTTCTTTCCCGATCAATTCGGAGATCTGAAAGACAGTATGTTCCAATTTTTCCATTTTAGCTCCTTCCTTAAAACATCCCTATAACGCAATCGATCTAAAATGGGGTAAAAAAAGACAATTTTTTTTGAATTTTTTTTATAAGGTAGCTAAAAATATCCGAAAGTGACTGATTCAGGCTATCGGTATTTCTTTCTCCCTATTTCTTTTATTTTTTTCCAAAACGGTGAAAGGCTTCTCAAACAATCTTCCACCCGGATGCCATACGCTTCAACAATTTCTCCAAGTTCTTTCTGATGAATAAAAAGGGCTGTGACCCACTGACGCTGATCGGCAGGAAGCCGGCTTATTTCTTTAAGAATGGCACTCCCCACTTGTTCTATCTCCGCTCTGAGTGAACGGTTATCGATAGAATCTTTTCTGTTATACAGAGCTCCGGCAGTTTGGAGCCAGACGACAGTCATATATTGAGAGAGCAACGAATCCTGCTCATTTTCAGTACTCATCAGCTTGCCGAACCGGACAGGAGTATACCATTTGTATCGCATTTTCAATTCATTCTGGATGGCCCAATGAATCGAACTTGCAAGGTATACACTGCTATATTTTTCCAATTCTTCGGCAGTTTTTTTTCCTGTTAAAACTTGCACAGCGATTATTCCGACCGACAACAATTCTTCGTAATCGATAAAATTCTGTTTACGGTCGATAAGATTTTTTTGCTCGGCCTGTGCAATAATCCGAACGATATCGAGATATTTTTTAGGAGGCTCTGAAAAAAGCATACTGGAAGAATCAGAAAAATCCGGATCAAAAGTGATGTTCTTATTATATTCTATTTTCTGTCCAACTATACTGATTGCCTGGCACAAAAAATTTACAACAGGCATAATATCTCTGTAACATGCTTCAAATGTTTTTCCCTGTTCTTTGGCTATTTCACTCACAAACTTCTGTTCATAAATGAGTTGTCGGGCAAGATCGCGGTGAGAAACAGGGATACTATCGATTGCCTGCAATAAAATACGGCTTGCATTCTCAATTTCAGACCGAAGATTATTCTCTTGAAACAAACCGATATGGTTATATAGTAAAACGATGGTCCGGTATATAGAAAGAAAAAGCATTTGATTTTGATTTAACCACTTATTTTCTTTTTTAATCTCCATTCTTTGATGAGGAATAACCTGTCCATACCATTTGTATCTTATCTGCAATTCATTTTGAATAGCCCATTGGATTGCAGTAGCCAAATAGAAAGCATTGTATTTTTCCAATTGTTCGGGGGTTTTATTCTTTATCATCACCTGAACGGCAATTATTCCGATAGCCAGTAGTTCTTC
Coding sequences within it:
- a CDS encoding SusC/RagA family TonB-linked outer membrane protein; the protein is MDFLTTQTGYEFVYRKGVLNTGEKVTLELKEATAEQVLDALLKSRGYDYEIVDQVVVIRKGAAVYAPEIPRHVRVLQGTVKDCGGRPLPGVTVRIKGTTLGVATDQNGGYRLELPADKEIRILFSFVGMQEQERVVRDQKVLDVILKEEIAEMEEVIVTGYSTRKVSEMTGAVQQFRGKDIVQSATGGNLMNALKGHTTGLQITGSDGTPGKDGALLLRGLGTFYGNDDGSGSSSTPLIVIDGVITDYTSISGVISPSDIADITVLKDAASTAIYGSRAATGVIVVTTRKGIKDKMTVSLDVKMGISTPVFGGLKYMNSSELLEFGEMTLRNWWDTNENLREMYADRETFVQDTLGVLRNNFDLTKTTDWRDLAYRTGLSKDVAMSIRGGGDKMQYYFSYNYYDEKGTQVGYDLTRHLFKARMDFDITEFLSFGVNMNGTFQKSVSPYTGLVTMESIHPWISPYNEDGTLKYNMEAWSDMVMSAEALVNPLRDNAYNDLTELRNNLFGSFSGILKPFSWLTLSSTNTFTLINTNANEYLDSRTYSGNHSSNNVSNGTLKVDDGRSWSFLTSNILRLQHRFGEHSLGGLLGQEWYERHSRTSHVEMYDQLIAGERNVGGFAKQGRKNDAGVVPTGTESDAGSFSVFSEINYNYSGKYMASVSFRTDGSTNFGKDWSGCP
- a CDS encoding FecR family protein, which produces MEKLEHTVFQISELIGKERFGTLSEEENEVLEEWRRQSAEHETLYQKLQDTRYLSESVARLSGIDTRQPLLHMQRQIAGFTRRRQVLRLRQIGGVAALFLILLGSFWLVHRQSSLRQPPVDRPILAGGPRAVLHLGNGELIHLDTLQQTITQGEVRISKTDDRKLSYDSRQEKNEKSGKVVYNEIEIPRGGEFDLVLADGTQVWLNAESRLRYPVEFSGKERKVVLEGEAYFQVKKNPSLPFRVEIRNQVIEVLGTEFNVSGYKDEVHVYTTLVNGKVKVATTGRDMTLLPGEQCVLDTGDGSMIRQQVDVDKIISWKKGKFILEEQTLEQIMQKLARWYDITVFYQNPALKNKVFKGSVPRYAELQQVLNILEKTGEVQFHIQNRTVIVKE